A region of the bacterium genome:
GCGCTCTGGACCCTACCGGCTCTTCTTCTTCAGCAACGAGGTTGGTGAGCCGCCGCTTGATCACGTACAGCGCGAGCGGATGCTGGCGAGGTCTTGGCTCGGCCCCGTCCAGCTCGCGCACTCGACCGGGTTCGTCTCACGAGAACTGCGTCGGATCGAGAGAGTGGTGACCAAGCACGAGAAAGCCATTCCGGAGGCATGGCATGAGTACTTCC
Encoded here:
- a CDS encoding DUF4160 domain-containing protein — encoded protein: MSPTILRSGPYRLFFFSNEVGEPPLDHVQRERMLARSWLGPVQLAHSTGFVSRELRRIERVVTKHEKAIPEAWHEYFPD